The Neobacillus sp. PS3-34 genome has a window encoding:
- a CDS encoding helix-turn-helix transcriptional regulator translates to MEGRDRRKELGVFLRSRRERLSPEQFGLENHTSRRTKGLRREEVALLSGVSLTWYTWLEQGRDIRVSSQVLESLSRTLRLSKEETSYLYELSEQRSLVSSAHYPDKVIPSLHHILNSLEDCPSYIMDERWNTVAWNKAACSIFGDFEKMDELERNNLWRMFTNQSYRQIFKNWEELAQRLLAQFRVFYGRHLDDHWYRYLVKKLNEESLEFQTWWPDYNIAGTQSGIKNVIHPKVGSFSLQHNSLLTAENSDITLTIYTPITSEDREKMLKLIEWYQQKS, encoded by the coding sequence ATGGAAGGACGCGATCGAAGAAAAGAGCTCGGTGTATTTTTGCGCTCACGCCGTGAACGGCTCTCCCCTGAGCAGTTTGGATTGGAAAACCATACATCTAGACGAACAAAAGGGTTGCGTCGTGAGGAAGTGGCACTACTTTCTGGGGTATCTTTAACCTGGTATACATGGTTAGAACAAGGCAGGGATATTCGTGTTTCATCACAAGTACTGGAAAGTCTTTCTCGTACTCTACGGTTATCAAAAGAGGAGACAAGTTATCTTTATGAGCTTTCTGAACAAAGATCTCTTGTTTCATCAGCACATTATCCTGACAAAGTTATTCCTTCTCTTCACCATATATTAAACAGCTTAGAAGATTGCCCTTCTTATATTATGGATGAACGTTGGAATACAGTCGCCTGGAACAAAGCTGCTTGCTCAATTTTCGGAGATTTTGAAAAAATGGATGAATTAGAGCGTAACAATTTATGGAGGATGTTCACAAACCAATCATACAGACAAATTTTTAAGAATTGGGAAGAACTAGCACAACGTCTCTTAGCCCAGTTTCGTGTATTCTATGGACGACATTTAGACGACCATTGGTACCGATATTTAGTAAAAAAACTAAACGAAGAAAGTCTTGAATTTCAAACATGGTGGCCTGACTATAACATAGCGGGAACGCAAAGCGGAATTAAGAATGTAATACACCCAAAGGTTGGGTCGTTTTCATTGCAGCACAACAGTTTGTTGACTGCAGAGAATTCAGATATAACACTTACAATTTATACCCCAATAACCTCTGAAGACCGTGAAAAAATGTTGAAACTTATTGAATGGTATCAACAGAAAAGCTAG
- a CDS encoding zinc-binding dehydrogenase: MKAAVLQEKGQFLQITDMPAPTLLPGSVRVKVTASHILSFSQYLFGGQIPVPLPTPYIPGPSAIGIVEEVANDVSGIEIGQKVFCNPYITSKEQTGVQDAILKGWFGLTPNSGSLLETWKQGSFAEQAVYPVENVTPISGLDHIDDSKLAAINYMSIAYSGFQKGTLQPGQSVLINGATGNMGAAAVLVALAMGAATVYAVGRNADVLKNLQALDVNRVFPIVLEGSEEEYSKLLLSKANGVDLVLDALGTVLTPHLTAAAISTLRPKGTAVFVGGVFTDIPISYYDMLIREITVTGSFMYPVTAPKEIVNMIRANTLSFEAVKTDEFVLQDVNEAVTRATQLKGLHYSVLTPQK, encoded by the coding sequence ATGAAAGCAGCCGTCTTACAAGAAAAAGGACAATTCTTACAAATAACAGACATGCCGGCACCAACTCTTTTACCAGGGAGTGTACGAGTAAAAGTAACAGCTTCTCATATTTTATCATTTTCACAATATCTATTTGGAGGTCAAATTCCCGTCCCGCTTCCGACTCCATATATACCGGGACCAAGCGCGATTGGAATTGTAGAAGAGGTCGCAAATGATGTATCCGGTATTGAAATAGGACAAAAAGTATTTTGTAATCCATACATCACATCGAAGGAACAAACTGGGGTGCAGGATGCAATTTTAAAAGGATGGTTCGGATTAACACCTAATTCCGGTAGCTTGTTAGAAACATGGAAGCAAGGGTCATTTGCTGAACAAGCGGTATATCCAGTTGAAAATGTAACACCTATTTCCGGATTAGATCACATTGATGATTCTAAATTGGCTGCAATTAACTATATGTCTATTGCATACAGTGGTTTCCAAAAAGGTACCTTGCAGCCTGGACAATCAGTACTCATTAATGGGGCTACTGGAAACATGGGAGCTGCAGCTGTATTAGTCGCTTTGGCAATGGGAGCAGCAACTGTATACGCAGTAGGACGCAATGCAGATGTATTGAAAAACCTGCAAGCATTAGATGTTAATCGTGTATTTCCAATTGTTTTAGAAGGATCTGAAGAGGAGTACAGTAAGTTACTTTTATCAAAAGCAAATGGCGTAGATCTTGTATTGGATGCACTTGGAACAGTGCTTACACCTCATTTGACAGCAGCCGCTATTTCAACACTTCGTCCGAAAGGAACTGCTGTGTTTGTCGGTGGCGTATTTACCGATATCCCAATTTCTTACTATGATATGTTAATTCGCGAAATAACCGTAACGGGATCTTTCATGTATCCTGTAACAGCACCAAAAGAAATTGTAAACATGATAAGAGCAAATACGTTATCATTTGAAGCGGTAAAAACTGATGAATTTGTTTTACAGGATGTAAATGAGGCAGTTACACGTGCAACGCAGCTTAAAGGCTTACATTATAGTGTACTTACGCCTCAAAAATAA
- a CDS encoding SDR family oxidoreductase, with amino-acid sequence MNSTILVIGATGNIGKELTKLLAKKGEKVRVTVRPTSHTEELKALGVEMIQADLHAPSSLKEAMNGIEKVFFATPFVPNMVEISRNIIQAAKEAGVKHLVKISGAGAELEAITMAKWHRTIEKEIEQSGIAYTFLRPNSFMQNIVNFSAHTIKDHGAFYAPIGDGKIALVDARNVAKVAYYVLTEEGHENKAYYLSGPEAISYPEIADILSSVTGSSIKYVDVPAEGARQSMLDAGMPVETVDALLELYHINKLGYTAEVSNTVEEITGQKATSFETFAKDYKEVFKG; translated from the coding sequence ATGAACTCAACTATTTTAGTAATTGGTGCAACAGGGAATATCGGTAAGGAATTAACTAAGCTTTTAGCAAAAAAAGGTGAAAAGGTTCGTGTGACCGTCCGTCCAACAAGTCATACAGAGGAATTAAAAGCACTTGGAGTCGAGATGATTCAGGCTGATCTTCATGCTCCATCTTCACTTAAAGAAGCCATGAACGGAATCGAGAAAGTATTTTTTGCAACCCCATTTGTTCCGAATATGGTAGAGATATCTCGAAATATTATTCAGGCTGCAAAAGAAGCAGGTGTTAAGCATCTTGTGAAAATTTCAGGTGCAGGTGCTGAACTGGAAGCCATCACAATGGCCAAATGGCACCGGACTATTGAAAAAGAAATCGAACAATCAGGGATTGCTTATACCTTCTTACGTCCAAATTCATTTATGCAAAACATCGTCAACTTTAGCGCCCATACAATCAAGGATCACGGTGCATTCTACGCACCAATTGGTGATGGGAAAATTGCTTTGGTTGATGCACGTAATGTTGCAAAAGTGGCGTATTACGTCTTAACCGAAGAAGGACATGAGAATAAAGCGTATTATTTATCAGGACCCGAAGCTATTTCTTATCCCGAGATTGCAGATATTCTCTCTTCTGTGACAGGTAGTTCCATTAAATATGTAGATGTTCCAGCTGAAGGTGCTCGTCAATCGATGTTAGATGCAGGAATGCCTGTTGAAACAGTCGATGCATTGTTAGAGCTATATCATATTAACAAATTAGGATATACAGCAGAGGTTTCCAATACAGTAGAAGAAATCACAGGACAAAAAGCAACTTCTTTTGAAACGTTCGCCAAAGATTATAAAGAGGTCTTTAAAGGATGA
- a CDS encoding aldo/keto reductase: MGLYGASKEESRKVFEAYVEAGGNFIDTANIYLNGTSEKFVGEFIAPRREEMVLATKYSLNFLNPKDPNAGGAQRKNLVQSVEASLKRLNTDYIDVLWLHFWDIMTPVEEVMRAMDDLVRSGKVLYVGISDAPAWVVSEANAIAKLRGWSPFIGLQIQYSLIERTVERELLPMAKQSDIGVTVWSPLGQGLLSGKYTKNSNDQKRLHIPNPMHNQFLNERNLQIAKEVDKIAEEIGRSSAQVALNWVRQQQDRGVIIPIIGARTEAQLKDNLGCLEFELNQDHLQRLNDISKIQLGFPHDFLAAGQQQMYANIDNHRK, from the coding sequence TTGGGCCTTTACGGTGCATCCAAAGAAGAAAGCAGAAAAGTATTCGAAGCCTATGTTGAGGCTGGCGGGAATTTTATTGATACAGCCAATATTTATTTGAATGGAACAAGTGAGAAATTTGTAGGTGAATTTATAGCGCCCCGTCGTGAAGAAATGGTCCTTGCTACAAAATACTCTTTAAATTTTTTAAATCCTAAAGACCCTAATGCCGGTGGAGCGCAGCGGAAGAATCTTGTCCAATCCGTGGAAGCGAGCTTGAAACGCCTGAATACAGACTATATTGATGTTCTATGGCTACATTTTTGGGATATTATGACTCCGGTTGAGGAAGTCATGCGGGCAATGGATGACCTTGTTCGTTCCGGCAAAGTTTTATATGTTGGGATTTCTGATGCACCTGCATGGGTCGTGTCAGAAGCAAATGCCATTGCAAAGCTTCGTGGCTGGTCGCCGTTTATTGGTTTGCAGATACAATACAGCTTAATTGAACGGACGGTTGAAAGAGAATTACTTCCAATGGCTAAGCAATCTGATATTGGAGTTACGGTTTGGTCTCCTTTAGGGCAGGGACTTCTTTCTGGAAAATACACAAAAAATAGCAATGATCAAAAGCGATTGCATATTCCAAATCCTATGCACAATCAATTCCTTAATGAAAGAAACCTTCAAATTGCAAAAGAAGTCGACAAGATTGCAGAGGAGATTGGACGAAGCTCTGCACAGGTTGCCCTGAATTGGGTTAGACAACAGCAGGACCGCGGAGTGATTATTCCAATTATCGGGGCTAGAACAGAGGCTCAATTAAAGGATAATCTGGGCTGCTTGGAATTTGAACTTAATCAGGATCATTTACAAAGGCTAAATGACATCAGTAAGATTCAATTAGGATTTCCACATGATTTCCTGGCTGCAGGACAACAACAAATGTATGCAAATATCGATAATCACAGAAAATAA
- a CDS encoding SDR family oxidoreductase, with product MGSLEGKVCLVTGASQGIGNATAIALAKMGATVVMVSFDQVRGEKALKEIKSISGNENVDLLLADLSSQQSIRQLADRFKQKYTRLDVLVNNAGVMKWKQEFTSDGIESTFAINHLASFLLTNLLLDLIKASAPARIINVSSSAQGMGKVEFDDLDGRKKYSGIKAYNQSKLANVLFTYELDRILKDTGVTVNCLHPGVVRTNFGNNDSLFFKIFGTLMKPFMLTPDKGAETSIFLASSSQIEGISGKYFVKKKTEKSSAISYDEMTAKKLWEVSAKMTNLA from the coding sequence GTGGGAAGTTTAGAAGGGAAGGTATGTTTGGTCACTGGAGCCAGCCAAGGGATTGGGAATGCAACGGCCATTGCTTTAGCAAAAATGGGGGCAACGGTAGTGATGGTCTCTTTTGATCAAGTACGTGGAGAAAAAGCACTAAAAGAAATTAAATCAATATCCGGAAATGAAAACGTTGATTTATTGCTAGCAGATTTATCTTCTCAACAATCTATTCGTCAATTGGCTGATCGATTTAAACAAAAATATACTCGTTTAGATGTTCTTGTAAATAACGCTGGTGTCATGAAGTGGAAGCAGGAATTCACCTCAGATGGAATTGAAAGCACTTTTGCTATTAATCATCTGGCTTCTTTTCTGTTGACCAATTTACTCCTTGATCTAATAAAGGCAAGTGCTCCAGCACGGATAATAAACGTTAGTTCGAGTGCCCAGGGAATGGGGAAAGTAGAATTCGATGATTTAGATGGGCGTAAGAAATATAGCGGCATTAAAGCTTACAATCAGTCAAAACTGGCCAATGTATTATTTACTTATGAACTGGATCGAATCTTAAAAGATACTGGGGTGACCGTGAATTGTTTACATCCCGGAGTGGTAAGGACCAATTTTGGAAATAATGATTCTTTATTCTTCAAAATTTTCGGGACTTTAATGAAACCGTTTATGCTGACTCCTGATAAAGGGGCAGAAACTTCAATTTTTTTAGCTTCATCTTCACAAATAGAGGGTATAAGCGGAAAATATTTCGTAAAAAAGAAAACGGAAAAATCATCGGCAATTTCGTACGACGAGATGACGGCAAAGAAGCTCTGGGAAGTAAGTGCAAAAATGACCAATCTGGCTTAA
- a CDS encoding nuclear transport factor 2 family protein yields MENTSMQIILNKFSVMETISKFSYYADHHEWENLRKLFTNQINIDYTSLAGGEPAKLDAETLVKHWEPALSKYKMTQHVITNHIIELQDESTATCKAYFQAFHEHPYKFGDDKWTLGGEYHFSLLKVNDVWEISGITMTAKWGSGNPNLLAEH; encoded by the coding sequence ATGGAAAATACATCAATGCAAATAATCCTAAATAAATTTTCTGTCATGGAGACTATTTCTAAATTTTCCTACTATGCAGATCATCATGAATGGGAAAATTTACGAAAACTTTTTACCAATCAAATAAACATTGATTACACCTCCTTAGCAGGTGGAGAGCCAGCCAAGCTTGACGCTGAAACTTTAGTAAAACATTGGGAGCCAGCATTATCTAAATATAAAATGACACAGCATGTCATTACAAATCATATAATTGAGTTACAGGATGAATCCACTGCAACTTGTAAAGCATATTTTCAAGCATTTCATGAACATCCCTATAAATTTGGAGATGATAAATGGACCTTAGGAGGGGAATATCATTTTTCTCTACTAAAAGTGAATGATGTGTGGGAAATCTCAGGGATCACAATGACTGCTAAATGGGGATCAGGAAATCCTAATCTCCTTGCTGAACATTGA
- a CDS encoding DUF4132 domain-containing protein has product MENFSLMHYLTKAQESSEYNPIIADLIAYELDRNNEKVYEALREIIFGENNTALLTSSMIKGIFKSHIKPAHQMLGDLLLAARLQEGLRQSIVESMDEGTTEAAIYMLKIILDHDMIRYSSVLRALAVWTGLDLEANNKRVAKQLIEFVYESLTNPQSREQGLTSGNFNILYTSLWATAFYEEEAVSKPIAFIMENGADHQKVAAQFFLTQSQNSSIKFELSHPYLNQANPELNFYLLQNYGYEYQMIWTPRGEKEYLLAIDRITLLEDKQERTKHFELFKKMFLQMPKKEITVESMVFQGHTITLSTDEIARKMLYLQLYDHDQYWLNQLIEWSERVSSDIRNTLLINFIKDFTDKTQREFLMTCLSDRSMTVRETAVARLKSIELFPEEMEKIESLLRLKTGSLRQNVIQILLALPAEKIGVTIERLLHSSNDLQRLAALDILTEIKDQSDKVNLFNRFKMELADMEKASPKERILIEKLLQEENYSLENGFGLFDPHRLTEFKLELPSIVLKDFLTLPTETVKQHLQGLADVVHEYRFFEYEVEWYGGSKETVHVGEKLQWVTQGNETKEPANELNRYPLSEVWKEYFNRLNLSGADLIQIAFYLDSDQLFRYYFGRMEAWELRDYDQVKGWRKAFLEDIFPLDKIKEMNLFFSKMNYRFQVRDLFQAFFYSQDFHGIFDNVTGILQYMIQSIPQEKRETEYKLLHFLADPWLGWAEFLSKDNEAFDTYFKLKYQLTYMSKFHHFDLKLKELVRAFERGLIDEEVLFRELMVRDHTSPNYISELTDPKSEIVKQYPFMQPIKDRLVKRILELELNRGDLPTQVSSLAARIERFEGIEYFVNILLALEKETFARGYLYLYGDGLPKKDVLSHLLKVSYPNGKDNAESLKQLIIGNNISEKRLLEAAMYAPQWVEIVEAYLHWEGMQSPAWYFHAHMNEYFSAEKETIVARYSPIAPQDFQDGAFDIHWFKESYEQMGMKRFQMLYECAKYISGGGNHRRSQLFADAVLGKLQLEETRLLVEEKRNKDKLLSYSLIPVESERDVYERYEFLQKFLKESKQFGSQRQASEAKTVGIAIENLARNAGYQDVIRLKWDMEAKKMEEIKPYLESKVIEDITVHLTFDENGSADILAMKDGKPLKSIPSKYNKHEYIVILKAIKADLREQYKRAKAELERSMVQENAFRLKEVLNMMNNPVLAPLISSLVLKAGNRFGYFEDGRLKGVNEEEFYTIDSDDSILIAHPVHLYESGQWSDFQRDLFMRKVKQPFKQVFRELYLANQDELTSAVGTRRFAGHQVQPKKTASLLKSRMWTVSYEEACKRFITRKILW; this is encoded by the coding sequence ATGGAGAATTTTTCTCTCATGCATTATCTCACCAAGGCTCAGGAATCGTCGGAGTACAATCCGATTATTGCAGATTTGATTGCTTATGAGCTTGATCGAAACAACGAAAAGGTTTATGAAGCGCTTCGTGAGATTATTTTCGGAGAAAACAATACCGCGCTGCTTACATCGAGTATGATTAAAGGTATTTTTAAGAGCCATATCAAACCAGCTCATCAAATGCTTGGTGATTTGCTCCTGGCGGCAAGGCTTCAAGAAGGTTTACGGCAAAGTATTGTTGAGAGTATGGATGAGGGGACAACCGAGGCAGCTATTTATATGTTGAAAATTATTTTGGATCATGACATGATTCGCTACAGTTCTGTGCTAAGGGCACTTGCTGTATGGACTGGCCTCGATCTTGAAGCAAACAATAAAAGGGTGGCCAAACAGCTCATCGAGTTTGTATATGAAAGCCTGACCAATCCACAGTCCCGTGAACAAGGCCTGACCAGCGGCAATTTTAACATTCTCTACACCAGTCTGTGGGCAACGGCGTTTTACGAGGAAGAAGCTGTTAGTAAACCGATAGCATTCATAATGGAAAATGGAGCTGACCATCAAAAGGTCGCAGCTCAGTTCTTCTTGACTCAAAGCCAAAATAGTTCAATTAAATTCGAATTATCACATCCTTATTTAAACCAGGCCAATCCAGAGCTGAATTTTTATCTGCTCCAAAACTATGGGTATGAGTATCAGATGATATGGACGCCACGCGGGGAAAAAGAATATCTCCTCGCAATAGATAGAATCACTTTACTGGAGGATAAGCAGGAACGCACAAAGCATTTTGAGCTATTTAAGAAAATGTTTTTACAAATGCCTAAAAAGGAGATTACTGTTGAATCCATGGTATTCCAGGGCCATACGATCACATTGTCAACCGATGAAATTGCCCGAAAGATGCTGTACCTTCAGCTGTACGATCATGACCAATATTGGTTAAACCAGCTGATTGAATGGAGTGAACGAGTAAGTTCTGATATAAGAAACACCCTCCTCATCAATTTTATCAAGGACTTTACTGACAAAACACAACGGGAGTTCCTTATGACGTGCCTATCAGACAGGAGTATGACCGTTAGGGAAACGGCTGTTGCACGTTTAAAATCGATTGAGCTTTTTCCTGAAGAAATGGAAAAAATAGAATCATTGCTCCGCTTGAAAACGGGCTCGTTAAGACAGAATGTGATTCAAATTTTATTGGCGCTCCCGGCTGAAAAAATAGGTGTCACGATTGAACGTCTTTTGCACAGCAGCAATGATCTTCAAAGATTGGCGGCTTTGGATATATTAACGGAAATCAAAGACCAGTCGGACAAGGTGAATTTGTTTAACCGTTTTAAAATGGAACTTGCAGACATGGAAAAAGCCTCGCCTAAAGAGAGAATCCTAATCGAAAAGCTTCTGCAGGAGGAAAATTATTCACTGGAAAACGGCTTTGGATTATTTGACCCACACCGTTTGACAGAATTTAAGCTCGAGCTTCCCTCGATTGTATTAAAGGACTTTTTAACACTCCCAACAGAAACTGTCAAACAGCATTTGCAGGGTTTGGCGGATGTTGTTCATGAGTATCGCTTTTTCGAGTATGAAGTGGAGTGGTATGGGGGCTCTAAGGAAACCGTTCATGTAGGAGAAAAGTTACAATGGGTTACCCAAGGCAATGAAACGAAGGAGCCAGCAAATGAATTGAATCGCTATCCTTTATCAGAGGTTTGGAAAGAGTATTTTAATAGGTTGAACCTCTCTGGGGCGGACCTTATCCAAATCGCGTTTTATCTCGATTCTGATCAGCTTTTCAGGTACTATTTTGGCAGGATGGAAGCTTGGGAGCTTAGAGACTACGATCAAGTGAAGGGCTGGCGAAAAGCCTTTTTAGAAGACATATTTCCACTGGATAAAATAAAAGAAATGAATCTATTTTTTAGTAAGATGAATTATCGTTTTCAAGTAAGGGACCTATTCCAAGCATTTTTCTATAGCCAGGATTTTCACGGAATTTTTGATAACGTAACGGGAATCTTACAATATATGATTCAATCTATCCCACAGGAAAAAAGAGAAACTGAGTATAAACTTCTTCATTTCCTCGCTGATCCATGGTTGGGATGGGCAGAGTTTCTTTCTAAAGATAACGAGGCGTTCGACACATATTTTAAATTGAAATATCAATTAACATACATGTCGAAGTTTCATCATTTCGACTTGAAATTGAAGGAATTGGTACGGGCCTTTGAAAGGGGATTGATTGACGAGGAAGTCTTGTTCCGGGAGTTAATGGTTAGGGATCATACGAGCCCGAATTATATCTCTGAATTAACCGACCCCAAAAGTGAGATTGTGAAACAGTATCCTTTTATGCAGCCAATTAAGGATCGACTAGTTAAAAGAATTTTAGAATTGGAATTAAACAGAGGAGACCTCCCTACACAAGTATCCTCTCTTGCAGCTAGAATTGAACGATTTGAAGGAATCGAGTATTTCGTCAATATTCTATTAGCATTGGAAAAAGAGACCTTCGCGCGCGGCTACTTATATTTATATGGAGATGGACTTCCTAAAAAAGACGTGCTGAGCCATTTACTGAAAGTCAGCTATCCTAATGGGAAAGATAATGCAGAATCCTTGAAACAGTTAATAATTGGAAATAATATCTCGGAAAAAAGATTGCTGGAAGCCGCGATGTATGCACCGCAATGGGTTGAAATTGTCGAGGCGTATCTACACTGGGAAGGAATGCAAAGCCCGGCATGGTATTTTCATGCCCATATGAATGAATACTTCTCTGCAGAAAAAGAAACAATCGTCGCCCGATACTCCCCCATAGCACCTCAGGATTTTCAGGATGGAGCCTTTGATATCCATTGGTTTAAGGAATCCTATGAACAGATGGGTATGAAGCGATTCCAGATGTTATACGAATGCGCAAAGTATATCTCCGGTGGAGGAAATCATCGCCGTTCACAGCTTTTTGCAGATGCGGTATTAGGGAAATTGCAGCTGGAGGAAACAAGATTATTAGTCGAGGAAAAAAGAAATAAAGACAAGCTTTTATCCTATAGCCTCATTCCTGTAGAAAGTGAAAGAGATGTTTACGAGCGGTATGAATTTTTACAGAAATTTTTAAAAGAAAGTAAACAATTTGGCTCGCAGCGCCAGGCAAGCGAAGCAAAAACAGTCGGCATTGCCATAGAAAATCTTGCAAGGAATGCGGGTTATCAGGATGTAATCAGGCTAAAATGGGATATGGAAGCAAAGAAAATGGAAGAAATTAAGCCATATCTTGAATCGAAAGTAATCGAGGATATTACAGTACATTTGACGTTTGATGAGAATGGCAGTGCCGATATTTTGGCCATGAAGGATGGAAAGCCATTAAAGTCCATCCCTTCGAAATACAATAAACACGAATATATTGTCATCTTAAAAGCAATAAAAGCTGATTTAAGAGAGCAGTATAAACGGGCGAAAGCAGAGCTCGAACGGTCAATGGTGCAGGAAAATGCTTTCCGTTTAAAAGAAGTCCTGAATATGATGAATAATCCGGTCCTTGCTCCGCTCATTTCGAGTCTGGTATTAAAAGCGGGTAATCGGTTTGGATATTTTGAGGACGGACGCCTGAAAGGTGTAAACGAGGAAGAGTTTTATACCATTGATTCTGATGATAGCATTCTAATTGCCCATCCCGTTCATTTATACGAAAGCGGACAGTGGAGTGACTTCCAGCGGGATTTATTTATGAGGAAAGTGAAGCAGCCATTTAAACAGGTATTTCGTGAGTTATATTTAGCGAATCAGGATGAATTAACGTCAGCTGTCGGAACCCGAAGATTTGCAGGGCACCAGGTGCAGCCGAAGAAAACGGCGTCATTGTTAAAGAGTCGGATGTGGACGGTAAGCTATGAAGAGGCCTGCAAAAGGTTTATTACAAGGAAAATATTGTGGTGA
- a CDS encoding flagellar basal body rod protein, with protein sequence MKKFGLLLAGGLAAIILLATIGPMIALLMSLVLLYFIYKQYVKTESTGWKIGFILIGLSVLGACIHQIPSLIGVAAAYVLYVVYKKWTKEKTINNIKSTTLS encoded by the coding sequence ATGAAAAAATTTGGTTTACTTTTAGCAGGAGGCCTGGCAGCCATCATTTTACTAGCGACAATCGGACCGATGATCGCGTTACTTATGAGTCTTGTGCTTCTCTATTTTATCTATAAACAATATGTGAAAACGGAATCAACTGGCTGGAAAATTGGGTTCATTCTCATCGGTTTAAGTGTCCTGGGAGCTTGTATCCACCAAATCCCTTCCCTTATCGGTGTTGCTGCAGCTTATGTCCTTTATGTTGTTTATAAAAAATGGACCAAAGAAAAAACTATTAACAACATTAAATCCACCACTCTTTCTTAG
- a CDS encoding IS3 family transposase (programmed frameshift): MVKFHTEDKLAAIQRYLKGGESYASIGASIGTSENIVRNWVMRYEHQGVQGFTKSYTRYTAEFKLDVLKYLNDHGTSPNETAAIFNISSPALIRKWRIQVDSQGIDALKSKKKGRPTVKKKTKKTTAVSGSVEALQAEIDHLRMEVAYFKKVECLSSKEGNITNQDKAQVVSELRIDFPFEALLNIAGIPRSTYYYCINKLSRPDKDAELKKVIEEIYLEHKGRYGYRRITLELKNRGYKVNHKKVQRLMKELGLKSTVRIKKYRSYKGKVGKTAPNILDRDFQTEKPNEKWVTDITEFKLFGEKLYLSPMLDLFNGEIIAYTMNSRPKYSLVSTMLDQAFERLTEGEKLLIHSDQGWHYQMPQFQHALKEHHITQSMSRKGNCYDNAVMENFFGILKSEFLYTQEFDSVEHFKRELAEYIDYYNHIRIKAKLKGLSPVQYRTQALSAA; encoded by the exons ATGGTTAAATTTCATACAGAGGATAAATTAGCTGCGATTCAACGCTATTTAAAGGGTGGAGAGAGTTATGCCTCGATTGGGGCATCGATTGGTACCTCTGAAAATATAGTAAGAAACTGGGTGATGCGATACGAACATCAGGGGGTACAAGGATTCACAAAATCCTATACAAGGTACACGGCAGAGTTTAAACTAGACGTACTTAAATATTTGAATGATCATGGGACGTCTCCAAATGAAACAGCAGCGATTTTTAATATCTCTTCTCCTGCCTTAATTCGTAAATGGAGAATACAAGTTGATTCTCAAGGAATAGACGCCCTCAAATCAAAGAAAAAGGGGCGTCCTACCGTGAAGAAGAAAACAAAAAAAACAACAGCCGTCAGTGGATCCGTCGAAGCACTCCAGGCCGAAATAGACCATTTGCGTATGGAGGTTGCTTACT TTAAAAAAGTTGAATGCCTTAGTTCAAAAGAAGGAAACATTACCAACCAGGACAAAGCGCAAGTAGTGTCTGAACTAAGGATTGATTTTCCTTTTGAAGCGTTACTCAACATCGCAGGCATCCCCCGCAGTACGTACTATTACTGCATAAATAAATTAAGTCGTCCAGACAAAGATGCCGAACTAAAAAAAGTGATTGAGGAGATTTATCTCGAACATAAAGGCCGTTATGGATACCGTCGTATAACGCTCGAACTAAAGAACCGAGGATATAAAGTGAATCACAAAAAGGTCCAGAGGTTAATGAAAGAGTTAGGCTTGAAGAGCACTGTTCGCATCAAAAAATATCGCTCTTATAAGGGAAAAGTCGGAAAGACAGCACCAAATATTTTGGATCGAGACTTCCAGACGGAAAAGCCAAATGAAAAGTGGGTAACAGATATTACTGAGTTCAAGTTATTTGGCGAAAAGCTCTATTTATCTCCCATGTTGGATTTGTTTAATGGGGAAATCATCGCTTATACGATGAATTCGAGGCCAAAATATTCACTGGTTTCCACGATGCTGGATCAAGCATTTGAGCGATTAACAGAGGGAGAAAAGCTCCTAATTCACTCGGATCAAGGTTGGCATTATCAAATGCCTCAGTTCCAGCATGCATTAAAAGAACATCACATCACGCAGAGTATGTCACGAAAGGGAAACTGTTATGATAATGCAGTCATGGAAAATTTCTTTGGTATCTTAAAATCGGAATTTTTATATACACAAGAGTTTGATAGTGTAGAACATTTTAAACGGGAGTTAGCCGAATATATTGATTACTACAATCACATACGAATAAAGGCAAAATTAAAAGGTTTGAGTCCAGTACAATACCGAACTCAAGCCCTATCAGCTGCCTAA